The Cucurbita pepo subsp. pepo cultivar mu-cu-16 chromosome LG08, ASM280686v2, whole genome shotgun sequence genome contains a region encoding:
- the LOC111799783 gene encoding protein FAR1-RELATED SEQUENCE 5-like: MDCQSNHTFDSDESDIDIQAEIYEKGGSIDDIHKDLDFCLREDDKVAEQSVVDLPMDGAEPYIGMEFGSRDEAREFYVNYGRRVGFTVRIHHNRRSRVNNQVIGQDFVCSKEGFRAKKYVSRKDRILPAPPITREGCQAMIRLALRDGGKWAVTKFVKDHNHLLLSPSKVPWRGSGKNLLTEDEKDKRIRELSLELYNEKQKCKRKCAAYEEQLKAVLKELEMHTECISNKVAEVVKSIREVEDEEHSGGWNQGWV, from the exons ATGGATTGCCAATCCAATCACACATTTGATTCAGATGAAAGTGACATTGATATCCAGGCCGAAATCTATGAGAAGGGTGGGAGTATAGATGATATTCATAAGGACTTGGACTTTTGTCTGCGTGAAGATGATAAGGTAGCAGAGCAATCTGTTGTGGATTTACCTATGGATGGAGCAGAACCATACATAGGCATGGAGTTTGGTTCTAGAGATGAAGCTAGAGAATTCTATGTTAATTATGGTAGGCGTGTCGGATTCACCGTTCGAATACATCATAATCGACGTTCCCGTGTCAACAATCAGGTGATTGGTCAGGATTTTGTCTGTTCAAAAGAAGGATTCCGAGCTAAGAAGTATGTATCCAGAAAAGATAGGATACTTCCAGCCCCACCTATTACACGAGAGGGATGTCAAGCAATGATAAGATTAGCTTTAAGGGATGGAGGGAAGTGGGCTGTCACAAAATTTGTTAAAGATCATAATCATCTCTTGCTGAGTCCTAGTAAAGTTCCATGGCGAGGATCTGGAAAAAACTTGCTCACTGAG GATGAGAAGGATAAGAGGATTCGAGAATTGTCGCTCGAGTTGTACAATGAGAAGCAGAAATGTAAGAGAAAATGTGCAGCATATGAAGAACAATTGAAAGCAGTCTTGAAGGAGTTGGAAATGCACACCGAATGTATATCAAACAAAGTTGCAGAAGTAGTGAAGAGCATTAGAGaagttgaagatgaagaacactCAGGAGGTTGGAATCAAGGTTGGGTTTAG
- the LOC111800425 gene encoding serine/threonine-protein kinase-like protein ACR4 — MFLKKMSGWRGGLFVELVVFADMCLMVSGLGSMASVAVSYGEKGPVFCGLMADGSHLVSCFGSNSAITYGTPSHFPFIGLTAGDGFVCGLLLDSNQPYCWGSSGYVQMGVPQPMIKAAQYQEISAGDYHLCGLRTPLTGRHRNNTSFVDCWGYNMTRTFVFDGPIESISAGSEFNCGLFSLNRTVLCWGDETSSRVISLIPKDMRFLKIASGGYHVCGILEGAKARAFCWGRSLDIEGSADLVPVDPLDSVVGGKFHACGIKSMDRGVICWGFTVKPSTPAPDGIKVYDIAAGDYFTCGILAEKSLLPVCWGLGFPSSMPLAVSPGVCKATPCAPGFYELSQDSARCKSPSFRVCMPCSTTCPPEMYQKFECSLKSDRQCEYNCSSCFSSECSSNCSSISSNGLMGKKNEKLWSMQLPALVAEVAFALFLVAIVSLTAILYVRYKLRSFHCSERELKSKKNQGTASSFQKESYKIRPDLDELKIMRARMFTYEELVGATCGFKEDSMVGKGSFSCVFRGVLNNGTVVAVKRAIMSHNKQKNSKEFHTELDLLSRLNHAHLLNLLGYCEEGGERLLVYEFMAHGSLYQHLHGKNKALKEQLDWIRRVTIAVQAARGIEYLHGYACPPVIHRDIKSSNILIDEEHNARVADFGLSLLGPADGSSPLAELPAGTLGYLDPEYYRLHYLTTKSDVYSFGVLLLEILSGRRAIDMQYEEGNIVEWAVPLIKSGDISAVLDPILKPPSDIEALKRIANVACTCVRMRAKERPSMDKVTTALERALAQLMGSPYNEQPILPTEVVLGSSRLHKKSSQRSLNHSVSETDIAESEDQRFEFRAPSWITFPSVTSSQRRKSSASEADVDGKNLEGRNGDGLKSLEEEIEPASPQEKLFLEHNF; from the coding sequence atgttcttgaagaagatgagtggTTGGAGAGGTGGATTGTTTGTGGAATTGGTTGTTTTTGCAGATATGTGTCTGATGGTGTCTGGTTTAGGCTCTATGGCTTCTGTGGCTGTTTCTTATGGCGAGAAAGGGCCTGTTTTCTGTGGTTTAATGGCAGATGGGTCTCATCTTGTGAGCTGTTTTGGTTCAAATTCAGCCATAACTTACGGAACTCCTTCTCATTTCCCCTTCATTGGTCTCACTGCTGGTGATGGTTTTGTTTGTGGGCTTCTTTTGGATTCCAATCAGCCTTACTGTTGGGGAAGCAGTGGCTATGTTCAAATGGGTGTTCCTCAGCCCATGATCAAAGCCGCTCAATACCAGGAAATCAGTGCTGGTGATTACCATCTCTGTGGCCTCCGAACACCGCTAACTGGAAGGCATAGGAACAACACGTCTTTTGTTGATTGTTGGGGTTACAACATGACAAGAACCTTTGTGTTTGATGGCCCGATTGAATCGATCTCGGCAGGGTCTGAGTTCAACTGTGGGCTGTTTTCTCTTAATAGAACTGTTTTGTGTTGGGGCGATGAGACGAGCAGCCGGGTCATCAGTTTGATACCTAAAGATATGAGGTTTCTAAAGATTGCTTCTGGTGGATATCATGTTTGTGGGATTCTAGAGGGCGCTAAGGCGAGGGCGTTCTGTTGGGGAAGGAGCTTAGACATTGAAGGAAGTGCAGACTTGGTTCCAGTTGATCCATTAGACTCTGTTGTTGGGGGCAAGTTTCATGCTTGTGGGATCAAGAGCATGGACCGTGGTGTGATTTGTTGGGGCTTTACAGTCAAACCAAGCACTCCAGCGCCGGATGGGATTAAGGTTTATGACATAGCAGCTGGAGATTACTTCACTTGTGGAATTCTAGCTGAGAAATCTCTCCTGCCTGTTTGCTGGGGTCTTGGATTTCCTAGTTCTATGCCCTTAGCTGTGTCGCCAGGAGTCTGTAAAGCAACTCCTTGTGCTCCTGGTTTCTATGAACTAAGCCAAGACAGTGCTCGGTGCAAGTCGCCGAGTTTTCGTGTGTGTATGCCCTGCAGTACTACATGCCCTCCTGAGATGTACCAAAAATTTGAATGCTCCTTAAAATCTGATAGACAATGTGAATATAACTGTTCAAGTTGTTTTTCTTCGGAGTGTTCATCAAACTGTTCATCCATTAGTTCAAATGGCTTGATGgggaagaaaaatgagaagttGTGGTCAATGCAGCTTCCAGCTCTGGTAGCAGAGGTTgcttttgctctgtttttggtAGCTATTGTGTCGTTAACTGCGATCTTATACGTTCGGTATAAGTTACGGAGCTTCCATTGTTCCGAAAGGGAGTTAAAGTCTAAGAAGAACCAAGGGACTGCCTCTTCCTTCCAGAAGGAAAGCTACAAAATACGTCCTGACTTGGATGAGCTAAAGATAATGAGGGCTCGGATGTTCACTTACGAAGAACTCGTGGGAGCGACGTGCGGGTTTAAGGAAGATTCAATGGTGGGAAAGGGAAGTTTCTCCTGTGTTTTCCGAGGTGTTTTAAACAACGGGACGGTTGTAGCAGTGAAACGAGCTATAATGTCTCACAACAAGCAGAAGAATTCAAAAGAGTTTCACACTGAACTTGACTTACTGTCAAGATTAAACCATGCTCATTTGCTTAATCTACTTGGTTATTGTGAAGAAGGTGGAGAGAGGCTTCTAGTTTATGAGTTCATGGCTCATGGTTCCTTATATCAGCACCTTCATGGCAAGAACAAGGCCTTGAAAGAGCAACTAGATTGGATAAGAAGGGTCACCATTGCAGTCCAAGCAGCAAGGGGAATTGAATACTTGCACGGCTATGCTTGTCCTCCCGTCATCCATCGGGACATCAAATCGTCAAACATTCTTATTGACGAGGAGCATAACGCTCGAGTAGCCGATTTTGGCTTGTCGTTGTTGGGGCCAGCGGATGGTAGCTCTCCATTAGCAGAGCTACCAGCCGGAACTCTTGGCTATCTTGATCCTGAATACTACAGACTTCACTACCTTACAACCAAGTCTGATGTCTATAGCTTTGGTGTTTTGCTGCTCGAAATTCTCAGCGGTAGAAGAGCCATTGATATGCAATATGAAGAAGGGAACATAGTAGAATGGGCAGTGCCATTGATCAAATCTGGAGATATCTCTGCAGTTTTAGATCCGATACTAAAACCGCCATCCGATATCGAGGCCTTGAAGAGGATAGCAAACGTAGCTTGTACATGTGTGAGAATGAGGGCGAAGGAGAGGCCATCAATGGACAAAGTCACGACGGCATTGGAACGTGCTCTTGCCCAGTTAATGGGAAGTCCATATAATGAACAACCTATCTTACCAACGGAGGTGGTTTTAGGAAGCAGTAGACTGCATAAAAAGTCATCTCAAAGATCATTGAACCATTCCGTCTCCGAAACGGATATAGCAGAATCTGAGGATCAAAGGTTCGAGTTCAGAGCTCCGTCGTGGATTACATTCCCGAGCGTGACATCGTCCCAGCGGAGGAAATCCTCAGCTTCAGAAGCAGATGTTGATGGAAAGAATTTAGAAGGAAGAAATGGGGATGGATTGAAGAGTTTAGAGGAAGAGATTGAGCCTGCTTCCCCTCAGGAAAAGCTGTTCTTGGAGCACAATTTCTAA
- the LOC111801009 gene encoding eukaryotic translation initiation factor 1A-like — MPKNKGKGGKNRKRGKNEADDEKRELVFKEDGQEYAQVLRMLGNGRCEATCIDGTKRLCHIRGKMHKKVWIAAGDIILVGLRDYQDDKADVILKYMPDEARLLKAYGELPENTRLNEGIAGGIDDEDDGGADDYLEFEDEDIDKI; from the coding sequence ATGCCGAAGAACAAGGGAAAGGGAGGAAAGAACaggaagagaggaaagaaCGAAGCAGATGATGAGAAACGTGAGCTTGTTTTCAAGGAAGATGGTCAGGAGTATGCCCAGGTTCTCAGGATGTTAGGGAATGGTCGGTGTGAGGCGACGTGCATAGATGGGACAAAGCGTCTATGCCATATCCGGGGGAAGATGCACAAAAAGGTTTGGATTGCAGCTGGCGATATAATACTTGTCGGTCTTCGCGACTACCAGGATGACAAAGCTGATGTTATCCTCAAGTATATGCCCGATGAAGCAAGGCTGTTGAAGGCATATGGTGAACTTCCTGAGAACACTCGTCTCAACGAGGGTATTGCTGGTGGCATCGACGATGAGGATGATGGTGGTGCTGATGACTATCTTGAGTTCGAGGACGAAGATATCGACAAAATTTAG
- the LOC111799888 gene encoding eukaryotic translation initiation factor 3 subunit H: protein MANTMARSFLQVAVTEEVASPLRVVQIEGLVILKIIKHCKEFSPSLVTGQLLGLDVGSVLEVTNCFPFPTREEDEEIEADGANYQLEMMRCLREVNVDNNTVGWYQSTFLGSYQTVELIETFMNYQENIRRCVCIIYDPSRSNQGVLALKALKLSDSFMELYRSNNFTGEKLREKNFSWVDIFEEIPIKVSNSALISAFMTELEADSPVTQCDYDRLQLSTNPFMERNVEFLIECMDDLSVEQQKFQFYYRSLTRQQAQQQAWLQKRRAENMARKAAGEEPLPEEDPANPIFKPLPEPSRLDSYLITNQIGNYCNQINGVAGQSFNRLHLMKALHDN, encoded by the exons ATGGCAAACA CAATGGCTAGATCTTTTCTGCAGGTCGCCGTCACGGAAGAGGTGGCTTCCCCACTCCGAGTTGTTCAGATTGAAGGCTTG GTTATACTGAAGATAATCAAGCATTGCAAGGAGTTTTCACCCTCCCTTGTGACTGGGCAACTTCTTGGGTTAGATGTTGGTAGCGTTCTTGAAGTTACCAATTGCTTTCCCTTCCCG ACACGAGAGGAGGATGAGGAGATTGAAGCCGATGGTGCTAATTACCAGCTTGAAATGATGAGATGTCTGAGAGAAGTCAATGTTGACAATAACACTGTTGGATG GTACCAGTCAACCTTCTTAGGTTCATATCAGACTGTAGAGTTGATTGAGACCTTTATGAATTATCAG GAAAATATCAGGCGGTGTGTCTGCATTATTTATGACCCATCAAGGTCTAATCAAGGCGTCTTAGCTCTCAAGGCATTGAAGCTTTCAGATTCTTTTATGGAGCTTTACCGCAGTAACAACTTTACAGGAGAGAA GTTGAGGGAGAAGAATTTCTCATGGGTTGATATTTTTGAGGAAATACCT ataaaagtttcaaattcaGCCCTCATTAGTGCTTTTATGACTGAGCTTGAAGCTGACTCTCCAGTCACCCAG TGTGATTATGACCGCCTACAACTTTCAACTAATCCATTTATGGAGAGGAATGTGGAATTTCTTATTGAATGTATGGATGATTTGTCGGTGGAGCAGCAGAAG TTTCAATTCTATTATCGGAGTCTGACCCGTCAGCAAGCTCAGCAGCAAGCATGGCTTCAGAAGAGAAG GGCTGAGAACATGGCGAGGAAGGCAGCAGGAGAAGAACCTCTCCCTGAGGAGGATCCTGCGAACCCCATCTTTAAACCACTCCCTGAGCCATCACGTTTGGATAGCTATCTCATAACCAATCAAATAGGAAACTACTGCAACCAAATCAATGG GGTTGCGGGACAGAGTTTCAACAGACTTCATTTGATGAAGGCTTTGCATGACAATTAA
- the LOC111800426 gene encoding uncharacterized protein LOC111800426 yields the protein MHRFSLSIVFFQFFLFFPSRISAIRNHIGLAVKNTCRSTIQGRYLLTDDNGRVCDALSIDPLSHCCLGKGDKFPCHGCNLVSQCCNSYEYCVSCCLNPSKTKGEQILKIKISKPATAGTYASVFDFCAGRCRHNSESVVHENAYHSDYHHCFSLPSYSSGVSSTQLEFRLNGINVIVGRQGESCDSVCKSNGQSCVSNKILVLNHCDIIQKYMSCKGGCIESVGPDHPAEVAYNAPEELNPGACLYSSAQSILTCDGSHPHTMRLCPCA from the exons ATGCATCGTTTCAGTTTATCGATCgtatttttccaatttttcctcttctttcctTCAAGAATTTCAGCGATCAG gAATCATATAGGCTTAGCAGTAAAGAACACATGTAGGAGCACTATTCAGGGAAGATATTTACTGACCGATGATAATG GTCGTGTATGTGATGCTTTATCTATTGATCCACTATCTCATTGCTGCCTTGGCAAAGGGGACAAATTTCCTTGTca TGGGTGCAATCTTGTTTCACAATGTTGCAATTCGTATGAATATTGTGTTTCATGCTGCCTGAATCCTTCAAAG ACAAAAGGAGAACAAAtactaaaaatcaaaatttccaaGCCAGCCACGGCAG GGACATATGCCAGTGTCTTTGATTTCTGTGCTGGGAGGTGTCGTCATAATTCTGAGAGTGTT GTGCATGAAAATGCTTATCACAGTGATTACCATCATTGCTTTTCCCTGCCATCATATTCTTCAG GAGTGAGCAGCACACAACTAGAATTCAGACTGAATGGCATCAATGTCATTGTTGGAAG ACAAGGAGAATCATGTGATTCAGTTTGCAAGTCAAATGGACAATCATGCGTCTCAAACAAGATTTTGGTCCTAAATCATTGTGACAT AATACAAAAATACATGAGCTGCAAAGGAGGTTGCATAGAAAGTGTTGGGCCTGATCACCCTGCTGAAGTTGCTTATAATGCTCCTGAAGAACTG AATCCAGGAGCATGCTTATATAGTAGCGCACAGTCAATACTTACTTGTGATGGCTCACACCCACATACCATGAGACTTTGCCCTTGTGCGTAG
- the LOC111800986 gene encoding 15-cis-zeta-carotene isomerase, chloroplastic yields MAVASATTLFFPPFPSPSNQPHHRHRHRRPDALTLRPSSISTPNVLPQLPFSLNSSPIPRRRRFSAEASIGDSESGGSTSTSDDDGLVGEDAAVFNLSDQKLASWAYFTVILGVVLFVLNVVWIDNSAGGVGKAFVDAVSGLSDSHEVVMLALIFIFAVVHSGLASLRDQGEKLVGERAFRVLFAGVSLPLAVSTVVYFINHRYDGVQLWQLHSIPGLHQLVWLSSFISFFFLYPSTFNLLEVAAVDKPKMHLWETGIMRITRHPQMVGQVIWCLAHTVWIGNSVAVAASIGLIGHHLFGVWNGDRRLAKRYGADFEAVKRRTSVVPFAAILDGRQKLPDDYYKEFIRLPYLSITALTIGAYLAHPLMQAASFRLHW; encoded by the exons ATGGCGGTAGCCTCCGCCACGACCCTCTTTTTCCCCCCATTTCCCTCCCCTTCTAACCAACCCCACCATCGCCATCGCCATCGCCGTCCCGATGCTCTTACCCTCCGACCCTCTTCAATTTCCACCCCCAATGTCCTTCCCCAACTTCCCTTTTCCCTCAATTCCTCACCGATTCCCCGCCGTCGTCGATTTTCGGCTGAGGCTTCTATTGGAGACAGCGAGAGTGGCGGTTCGACCTCTACCTCGGATGACGACGGCCTTGTCGGCGAGGACGCTGCTGTTTTTAATCTTTCCGATCAGAAATTGGCGTCGTGGGCTTATTTCACTGTGATTTTGGGGGTTGTTCTGTTCGTGTTGAATGTTGTTTGGATCGATAATTCTGCTGGGGGTGTTGGGAAGGCCTTCGTGGATGCTGTTTCTGGACTTTCGGATAGTCATGAG GTTGTGATGTTGGccctcattttcatttttgctgTTGTCCACAGTGGTTTGGCTAGTCTCCGAGATCAGGGCGAGAAGCTCGTTGGAGAACGAGCTTTTCGGGTTCTGTTTGCAGGAGTTTCTCTTCCATTGGCTGTCAGCACTGTG GTGTACTTCATTAACCATCGATACGACGGGGTACAGTTATGGCAGCTCCACAGCATTCCCGGATTGCATCAACTCGTGTGGCTCAGTTCGTTtatctccttcttcttcctataTCCTTCTACTTTTAATCTGCTAGAGGTCGCTGCAGTCGATAAACCGAAAATGCACCTTTGGGAAACAGGCATCATGAGAATAACTAGGCATCCACAG ATGGTTGGACAGGTGATCTGGTGCCTTGCTCACACAGTCTGGATTGGGAACTCAGTTGCAGTAGCAGCTTCCATTGGGTTGATAGGACATCATCTGTTTGGGGTATGGAACGGGGACAGGAGGCTAGCAAAGCGATACGGGGCAGATTTTGAAGCGGTGAAAAGGCGAACGAGCGTCGTTCCATTTGCTGCCATTCTGGATGGTCGTCAAAAGTTGCCCGACGACTACTACAAGGAGTTCATTCGGTTGCCATATCTATCAATCACTGCACTGACCATAGGTGCCTACCTTGCCCACCCTCTCATGCAAGCTGCAAGCTTCAGGCTTCATTGGTAG
- the LOC111800972 gene encoding calmodulin-like protein 3: MDPTELRRVFQMFDRNGDGQITKKELNDSLENLGIFIPDKDLTQMIEKIDVNNDGYVDIDEFGELYQSIMNEKDEEEDMREAFNVFDQNGDGFITVEELRSVLASLGLKQGRTVEDCKKMIMKVDVDGDGMVNYKEFKQMMKGGGFSALG; this comes from the coding sequence ATGGATCCGACGGAACTACGAAGAGTATTCCAGATGTTCGATCGCAATGGCGACGGGCAAATCACGAAGAAGGAACTAAACGACTCGTTAGAGAATTTGGGGATTTTCATCCCGGACAAAGATCTGACACAAATGATCGAGAAAATTGACGTTAATAACGATGGATACGTGGACATTGACGAGTTCGGAGAGCTGTACCAGTCGATTATGAACGAGAAAGACGAGGAGGAGGACATGAGAGAAGCTTTCAACGTCTTTGACCAGAACGGCGATGGATTCATCACCGTCGAGGAATTGAGGTCAGTTCTAGCTTCCTTGGGGCTTAAGCAAGGGAGAACTGTTGAGGATTGCAAGAAGATGATCATGAAGGTGGATGTCGATGGAGATGGAATGGTCAATTACAAGGAGTTCAAGCAAATgatgaagggaggtggatttagTGCATTAGGTTGA